DNA from Actinomycetota bacterium:
CATGTAGGCGTCCTCGCCGGGCTTCACGAGGCCGAGCCGCTCCCGGGCCAGGATCTCGAGCTCCTGGGGGTCCTGCATGCGGCGGACCTCGGCCTCGAGCTCCTCGTTGTTGCGCTGGAGCTCGACGAGCCGAGCCTCGAGGCGGTGCATCCGCATCTTCTGGGCCACGAGCTGCTTCGTCGGGAAGAAGACGAGGAAGGCGGCGACCAGGAGCCCGATGGCGAGCAGCTGGCGCCGATGGGGCGCCGGACGCTCGGGGGGGGCGGTCGGCGGCGCGGCCGTCCGGACCACTAGCCCTCGCTCTCGTCCTGGGCGGCGTCGACGCCGAGAGGCAGGCAGTCCCAGCCCGCGTACCGGGCTCCCGCGCCCAGCTGCTCCTCGATCCGGAGGAGCTCGTTGTACTTGGCGGTCCGTTCACCGCGCGCGGGGGCGCCCGTCTTTATCTGC
Protein-coding regions in this window:
- a CDS encoding septum formation initiator family protein, whose product is MVRTAAPPTAPPERPAPHRRQLLAIGLLVAAFLVFFPTKQLVAQKMRMHRLEARLVELQRNNEELEAEVRRMQDPQELEILARERLGLVKPGEDAYM